A window of the Bos indicus x Bos taurus breed Angus x Brahman F1 hybrid chromosome X, Bos_hybrid_MaternalHap_v2.0, whole genome shotgun sequence genome harbors these coding sequences:
- the GRIPAP1 gene encoding GRIP1-associated protein 1 isoform X3 codes for MAQALSEEEFQRMQAQLLELRTNNYQLSDELRKNGVELTSLRQKVAYLDKEFSKAQKALSKSKKAQEVEGLLSENEMLQAKLHSQEEDFRLQNSTLMAEFSKLCSQMEQLERENQQLKAGAAREGAAQAGSLVDGELLRLQAENTALQKNVAALQERYGKEAGRPPAASEGEGDPPGGPASPVVAPMPLAEVELKWEMEKEEKRLLWEQLQGLETLKQAETSRLQEELAKLSEKLKKKQESFCRLQTEKETLFNDSRNKIEELQQRKEADLKAQLARTQKLQQELEAANQSLAELRDQRQGERLEHAAALRALQDQVSLQSADAQEQVEGLLTENNALRTSLAALEQIQTAKTQELNMLREQTAGLTAELQQRQTQYEDLMGQKDDLNCQLQESLRANSRLLEQLQELGQEKEQLIQELQEARKSAEKRKAMLDELAMETLQEKSQHKEELGAVRLRHEKEVLGVRARYERELRELHEDKKRQEEELRGQIREEKARTRELETLQQTVEELQAQVHSMDGAKGWFERRLKEAEESLQQQQQEQEEALRQCQEQHTRELKSKEEELQGVQEQLRQAQEERDCHLKTINSLKQEVKDTVDGQRILEKKGSAALKDLKRQLHLERKRADKLQERLQDILTNSKSRSGLEELVLSEMNSPSRTQTGDSSSVSSFSYREILREKESSTVPARSLSSSPQAQPPRPAELSDEEVAELFQRLAEMQQEKWMLEEKVKHLEVSSASMAEDLCRKSAIIETYVMDSRIDVSVAAGHTDRSGLGSVLRDLVKPGDENLREMNKKLQNMLEEQLTKNMHLHKDMEVLSQEIVRLSKECVGSPDPDLEPGEAS; via the exons ATGGCGCAAGCTCTGTCTGAAGAGGAGTTTCAGCGGATGCAG GCTCAGCTACTAGAACTCCGGACAAACAACTACCAGCTTTCAGATGAACTACGCAAGAATGGTGTTG AACTCACCAGTCTTCGACAGAAGGTTGCCTACCTGGATAAGGAGTTCAGCAAAGCTCAGAAG GCACTGAGCAAGAGCAAGAAAGCTCAG GAAGTCGAGGGGCTGCTGAGTGAAAATGAGATGCTTCAGGCAAAGCTGCATAGCCAGGAGGAGGACTTCCGCTTGCAGAACAGCACGCTTATGGCCGAGTTCAGCAAG CTCTGCAGCCAGATGGAACAGCTGGAGCGGGAGAACCAGCAACTGAAGGCTGGGGCTGCCAGAGAAGGGGCTGCCCAAGCTGGGAGCCTTGTGGATGGGGAACTACTGAGACTGCAGGCGGAGAACACAGCCTTGCAGAAGAACGTGGCAG CCCTGCAGGAGCGCTATGGGAAAGAGGCTGGAAGGCCCCCAGCTGCCAGTGAGGGTGAAGGGGACCCCCCAGGGGGCCCAGCTTCCCCTGTTGTGGCCCCCATGCCATTGGCAGAAGTGGAGCTGAaatgggagatggagaaggaggaaaagagattGCTCTGGGAGCAACTGCAAGGCTTGGAG ACCTTGAAGCAGGCTGAAACATCCAGGTTGCAGGAAGAACTTGCTAAG CTCTCcgagaaactgaaaaagaaacaagaaag TTTTTGCCGTCTGCAGACAGAAAAGGAGACACTATTCAATGACAGCCG GAACAAGATTGAGGAGTTACAGCAGCGGAAGGAGGCTGATCTCAAAGCCCAGTTGGCTCGAACTCAAAAGCTGCAGCAGGAGCTCGAGGCTGCCAATCAG AGCTTGGCAGAGCTGAGAGATCAGCGGCAAGGGGAGCGCCTGGAGCATGCGGCAGCTCTGCGAGCCCTACAGGATCAG GTGTCCCTCCAGAGTGCAGATGCACAGGAACAAGTAGAAGGACTTTTGACTGAGAATAATGCTCTGAGAACTAGCCTGGCTGCCCTGGAGCAG ATCCAAACAGCAAAGACCCAAGAACTGAATATGCTCCGGGAACAAACTGCTGGACTGACAGCTGAGTTGCAGCAGCGGCAGACTCAGTATGAGGACCTCATGGGACAGAAAGATGACCTGAACTGCCAGCTCCAG GAGTCACTGCGGGCCAATAGTCGGCTGCTGGAACAACTCCAGGAACTCGGGCAGGAGAAGGAGCAATTGATCCAGGAACTACAGGAGGCTCGGAAG AGTGCTGAGAAGCGGAAGGCTATGTTGGATGAGCTGGCCATGGAGACGCTGCAGGAGAAGTCCCAGCACAAGGAAGAGCTGGGAGCAGTGCGACTACGGCATGAGAAGGAGGTGCTGGGGGTGCGGGCCCGCTACGAGCGTGAGCTCCGTGAGCTGCACGAAGACAAGAAGCGGCAGGAGGAGGAGCTGCGTGGGCAGATCCGTGAGGAGAAG GCCCGAACGCGGGAACTGGAGACTCTTCAGCAGACGGTAGAAGAACTTCAAGCTCAGGTACACTCAATGGATGGAGCCAAGGGCTGGTTTGAACGGCGATTGAAGGAGGCTGAG GAATctctgcagcagcagcaacaggaacaAGAGGAAGCCCTCAGGCAGTGTCAGGAGCAGCACACCAGGGAGCTGAAG AGCAAGGAGGAGGAGCTACAGGGTGTGCAGGAGCAGCTCCGACAGGCTCAGGAGGAGCGGGACTGTCACCTGAAGACCATCAACAGCCTGAAGCAG GAAGTGAAGGACACCGTGGATGGGCAGCGAATCCTGGAGAAGAAGGGCAGTGCTGCG CTCAAGGACCTCAAACGGCAGCTGCACCTAGAGCGGAAACGGGCAGATAAGCTGCAGGAGCGGCTGCAAGACATTCTGACGAACAGCAAGAGCCGCTCAG GGCTCGAGGAGCTGGTTCTCTCAGAGATGAACTCACCAAGCCGGACCCAGACTGGGGACAGCAGTAGCGTCTCCTCCTTCAGCTACCGCGAGATCTTGCGGGAGAAGGAGAGCTCAACTGTTCCAGCGAGG TCCTTATCCAGCAGCCCTCAGGCCCAGCCCCCACGGCCAGCAGAGCTGTCAGATGAGGAAGTGGCTGAGCTCTTTCAGCGCCTGGCGGAGATGCAGCAGGAGAAATGGATGCTGGAGGAGAAG GTGAAGCACCTGGAGGTGAGCAGTGCGTCCATGGCAGAGGACCTCTGCCGGAAGAGCGCCATCATTGAGACCTATGTCATGGACAGCCGGATTG ATGTATCTGTGGCAGCAGGCCACACAGACCGCAGCGGGCTGGGCAGCGTCCTGAGAGACCTAGTGAAGCCAGGTGACGAGAACCTTCGGGAGATGAACAAGAAGCTACAGAACATGCTGGAAGAGCAGTTGACCAAGAATATGCATTTGCACAAG GACATGGAAGTTCTGTCCCAGGAAATTGTGCGGCTCAGCAAGGAGTGCGTGGGGTCCCCTGACCCTGACCTAGAACCAGGAGAAGCCAGCTAA
- the GRIPAP1 gene encoding GRIP1-associated protein 1 isoform X5: MDWAQLLELRTNNYQLSDELRKNGVELTSLRQKVAYLDKEFSKAQKALSKSKKAQEVEGLLSENEMLQAKLHSQEEDFRLQNSTLMAEFSKLCSQMEQLERENQQLKAGAAREGAAQAGSLVDGELLRLQAENTALQKNVAALQERYGKEAGRPPAASEGEGDPPGGPASPVVAPMPLAEVELKWEMEKEEKRLLWEQLQGLETLKQAETSRLQEELAKLSEKLKKKQESFCRLQTEKETLFNDSRNKIEELQQRKEADLKAQLARTQKLQQELEAANQSLAELRDQRQGERLEHAAALRALQDQVSLQSADAQEQVEGLLTENNALRTSLAALEQIQTAKTQELNMLREQTAGLTAELQQRQTQYEDLMGQKDDLNCQLQESLRANSRLLEQLQELGQEKEQLIQELQEARKSAEKRKAMLDELAMETLQEKSQHKEELGAVRLRHEKEVLGVRARYERELRELHEDKKRQEEELRGQIREEKARTRELETLQQTVEELQAQVHSMDGAKGWFERRLKEAEESLQQQQQEQEEALRQCQEQHTRELKSKEEELQGVQEQLRQAQEERDCHLKTINSLKQEVKDTVDGQRILEKKGSAALKDLKRQLHLERKRADKLQERLQDILTNSKSRSGLEELVLSEMNSPSRTQTGDSSSVSSFSYREILREKESSTVPARSLSSSPQAQPPRPAELSDEEVAELFQRLAEMQQEKWMLEEKVKHLEVSSASMAEDLCRKSAIIETYVMDSRIDVSVAAGHTDRSGLGSVLRDLVKPGDENLREMNKKLQNMLEEQLTKNMHLHKDMEVLSQEIVRLSKECVGSPDPDLEPGEAS; encoded by the exons ATGGACTGG GCTCAGCTACTAGAACTCCGGACAAACAACTACCAGCTTTCAGATGAACTACGCAAGAATGGTGTTG AACTCACCAGTCTTCGACAGAAGGTTGCCTACCTGGATAAGGAGTTCAGCAAAGCTCAGAAG GCACTGAGCAAGAGCAAGAAAGCTCAG GAAGTCGAGGGGCTGCTGAGTGAAAATGAGATGCTTCAGGCAAAGCTGCATAGCCAGGAGGAGGACTTCCGCTTGCAGAACAGCACGCTTATGGCCGAGTTCAGCAAG CTCTGCAGCCAGATGGAACAGCTGGAGCGGGAGAACCAGCAACTGAAGGCTGGGGCTGCCAGAGAAGGGGCTGCCCAAGCTGGGAGCCTTGTGGATGGGGAACTACTGAGACTGCAGGCGGAGAACACAGCCTTGCAGAAGAACGTGGCAG CCCTGCAGGAGCGCTATGGGAAAGAGGCTGGAAGGCCCCCAGCTGCCAGTGAGGGTGAAGGGGACCCCCCAGGGGGCCCAGCTTCCCCTGTTGTGGCCCCCATGCCATTGGCAGAAGTGGAGCTGAaatgggagatggagaaggaggaaaagagattGCTCTGGGAGCAACTGCAAGGCTTGGAG ACCTTGAAGCAGGCTGAAACATCCAGGTTGCAGGAAGAACTTGCTAAG CTCTCcgagaaactgaaaaagaaacaagaaag TTTTTGCCGTCTGCAGACAGAAAAGGAGACACTATTCAATGACAGCCG GAACAAGATTGAGGAGTTACAGCAGCGGAAGGAGGCTGATCTCAAAGCCCAGTTGGCTCGAACTCAAAAGCTGCAGCAGGAGCTCGAGGCTGCCAATCAG AGCTTGGCAGAGCTGAGAGATCAGCGGCAAGGGGAGCGCCTGGAGCATGCGGCAGCTCTGCGAGCCCTACAGGATCAG GTGTCCCTCCAGAGTGCAGATGCACAGGAACAAGTAGAAGGACTTTTGACTGAGAATAATGCTCTGAGAACTAGCCTGGCTGCCCTGGAGCAG ATCCAAACAGCAAAGACCCAAGAACTGAATATGCTCCGGGAACAAACTGCTGGACTGACAGCTGAGTTGCAGCAGCGGCAGACTCAGTATGAGGACCTCATGGGACAGAAAGATGACCTGAACTGCCAGCTCCAG GAGTCACTGCGGGCCAATAGTCGGCTGCTGGAACAACTCCAGGAACTCGGGCAGGAGAAGGAGCAATTGATCCAGGAACTACAGGAGGCTCGGAAG AGTGCTGAGAAGCGGAAGGCTATGTTGGATGAGCTGGCCATGGAGACGCTGCAGGAGAAGTCCCAGCACAAGGAAGAGCTGGGAGCAGTGCGACTACGGCATGAGAAGGAGGTGCTGGGGGTGCGGGCCCGCTACGAGCGTGAGCTCCGTGAGCTGCACGAAGACAAGAAGCGGCAGGAGGAGGAGCTGCGTGGGCAGATCCGTGAGGAGAAG GCCCGAACGCGGGAACTGGAGACTCTTCAGCAGACGGTAGAAGAACTTCAAGCTCAGGTACACTCAATGGATGGAGCCAAGGGCTGGTTTGAACGGCGATTGAAGGAGGCTGAG GAATctctgcagcagcagcaacaggaacaAGAGGAAGCCCTCAGGCAGTGTCAGGAGCAGCACACCAGGGAGCTGAAG AGCAAGGAGGAGGAGCTACAGGGTGTGCAGGAGCAGCTCCGACAGGCTCAGGAGGAGCGGGACTGTCACCTGAAGACCATCAACAGCCTGAAGCAG GAAGTGAAGGACACCGTGGATGGGCAGCGAATCCTGGAGAAGAAGGGCAGTGCTGCG CTCAAGGACCTCAAACGGCAGCTGCACCTAGAGCGGAAACGGGCAGATAAGCTGCAGGAGCGGCTGCAAGACATTCTGACGAACAGCAAGAGCCGCTCAG GGCTCGAGGAGCTGGTTCTCTCAGAGATGAACTCACCAAGCCGGACCCAGACTGGGGACAGCAGTAGCGTCTCCTCCTTCAGCTACCGCGAGATCTTGCGGGAGAAGGAGAGCTCAACTGTTCCAGCGAGG TCCTTATCCAGCAGCCCTCAGGCCCAGCCCCCACGGCCAGCAGAGCTGTCAGATGAGGAAGTGGCTGAGCTCTTTCAGCGCCTGGCGGAGATGCAGCAGGAGAAATGGATGCTGGAGGAGAAG GTGAAGCACCTGGAGGTGAGCAGTGCGTCCATGGCAGAGGACCTCTGCCGGAAGAGCGCCATCATTGAGACCTATGTCATGGACAGCCGGATTG ATGTATCTGTGGCAGCAGGCCACACAGACCGCAGCGGGCTGGGCAGCGTCCTGAGAGACCTAGTGAAGCCAGGTGACGAGAACCTTCGGGAGATGAACAAGAAGCTACAGAACATGCTGGAAGAGCAGTTGACCAAGAATATGCATTTGCACAAG GACATGGAAGTTCTGTCCCAGGAAATTGTGCGGCTCAGCAAGGAGTGCGTGGGGTCCCCTGACCCTGACCTAGAACCAGGAGAAGCCAGCTAA